The Ignavibacteriales bacterium sequence GCTACCGTTTGAGTTGACCGAATCTCAATTAAAAGTTTTAACCGAAATAAGAAAAGACCTCGAGAGCGATGAACCGATGAACCGTTTGCTTCAGGGTGATGTTGGAAGCGGGAAGACAATAGTTGCTTTGATCAGTATGCTGATAATTGTTGAAAATAATTTTCAAGCTGTACTGATGGCACCGACAGAAATTTTAGCTGATCAACACTTCAAAAGAATTTCCGAATTTGTTCAGCCGCTCGGTTTAAAAGTAGACGAAGTGATTGGCGGACAAAAAATATCTGTGAGGGACGACACATTAAAAAAAATCCGTGAAGGAGAAACAAATATTATCATCGGCACTCATGCACTGATCGAGGAGAATGTTGAGTTCAACAAACTTGGTTTAGTGGTGATTGATGAACAGCACCGCTTTGGGGTTATGCAGAGATCAACTCTTGTTCAGAAAGGTTTGCAAGCGGATGTTCTCATAATGACTGCCACTCCAATTCCTAGAACATTGACAATGACACTCTACGGCGATCTCGATGTTTCGGTTATAGATCAGATGCCACAAAATAGAAAACCGATAAAAACAATTTTGCGTGGAGAGAGGAAGCTGCCGGATATTTACAACTTCATAAGAACTAAAGCGAAGGATGGCTACCAAACATTTTTAGTTTATCCGCTTGTGGAAGAATCCGAGAAGATAGAACTCAAAGCGGCGCAAAAATATTTTGAGGAATTAAGCCGAGATCAATTGAAGGATTTACGCTTATGCTTGATACACGGCAGAATGAATTGGAAAGAGAAAGAAAAAATAATGTTCGACTTTGCCGATCGGAAATATGACGTGCTCGTTTCGACCACGGTAATTGAGGTCGGAATTGATATACCGGATGCAAACATTATTGTAATTAACGATGCGTTCCGATTTGGTTTATCACAACTCCATCAATTGCGCGGAAGAGTCGGAAGAAGCGAGAAGCAGGCATACTGTATTCTCGTCACTAAGGATGAACTTGCAGTCAAATCAAATCAATTCAATTTCAATTTCGATTTTCTTTCTCCCGAGCAAATTGAAAAGAACAAAACAGTCATCCGCCTTAACTCTATGGTAAAATACACAAGCGGGTTCGATCTTTCCGAAATTGATATGAAACTCCGCGGACCAGGAAATATTTTTGGAACTCAGCAGAGCGGTTTGCCGGAATTAAAATATGCCAACATAATTGAAGACTCCAAAATTTTATTTGACGCACGCGCTGCGGCTTTTTTAATCATCGATGGTGATCCGCTGCTAACTCACCAGGACAATTCACTTATCAAAAGAACTCTTCAAGAAAATTATTCCCAGCACATTCATCTTGCTCAGATCGCTTGAGCAGTTCCGGAAATTTTTTCTCCTCACTCATCGTGCCAAAAATTTTTTTTCCGAAAAATATTTTTTACAATTTGTTGCAAAAAAAAATTAATTGGTTATATTTCTATTAGAAAATTTTGGAAGGAAGCATTATTAGTTCTTATCTACCAAATAAAAAGTTAAAAGTTGCTCTCACATATAATGTCAAACCGGAAGAAAATAATTTTTCCGACACAATACCTCTCTCTCTTCATGAAAAATCAGCAGAAACATTCAATGATACTTACGCAGAGTGGGATACAATCGAGACAGTGAACGCACTAAGAGACGCATTAGAACTTTTTCACGACGTAACGATGATCGAAGCGAATGAAAATGCATTTGAAAATTTTAAAAAAGTAAAACCGGATATTGTCTTCAATGTAGCTGAATGTGCAAACGGTATAAGTCGGGAAGCACAGATACCTGCAATGCTCGACATGCTGCAAATTCCTTATACCGGTTCCGATCCATTGACACTTACAACTTGTCTTGATAAAGCGCGGGCAAAAGAAGTTCTGTCATATCATAATATTCATACGGCAAAATTTTTATTGATCGAAACTCTAGAAGATCTCGCAAATTTCAGTTTGAAATTCCCGGTTATGATCAAACCTGTAGCCGAAGGATCAAGTAAAGGGATTTTTAATTCTTCTCTTGTTAAAAATATTAGTGAACTCACCGAGAGACTTTCAACGAATCTTGAAATTTATAATCAACCCTTCCTTGTTGAAGAATACTTACCCGGAAGAGAATTTACAGTAGCATTGATTGGAAATGATTCCGAAACAGAAGTTTTACCTATTGTTGAAATAAATTTGCATGAACTTCCAAAGGAATTAGCACCGATCTATTCTTATGAAGCCAAGTGGATTGCAGACACACGGGAAAATCCTTTGAACATTTTTAGCTGTCCTGCCGATATTGACAAGACACTATATAAAAAGATAGAAGACATAGCTCTTAGAACTTACAAAGTGCTGCGCTGCAAAGACTGGAGCCGTGTTGATGTTCGACTCGATGCCGATGGCGAACCGAACATAATTGAAGTTAATCCTCTACCGGGAATACTTCCCGATCCGAAAGACAATTCATGTTTTCCAAAGGCGGCACGCGTACACGGGCTCTCTTATGAAGAGATGATTAACAAAGTTTTATTAACTGCGGCTAAGAGATATAATTTATTATGAACCTAGAACAGAAAGTGTTGATCTGTTATAATGAACCGACCCGTTTTTACGATAATTACATTGGGAAAAATGTTTCCGATAGTAAAGAGAACGTTGATTTATCCGAACGTGAATTTTTAAAACAGATCACAATGATTAAGAAATCGCTTTCCAAAAAATATATGAGTGTTGAAACCCTCGCGGTGAACAGCGATATAAAATTGGCAATGAAGAAAATTCTCCATTACTCACCGGATTTGATTTTTAATTTTGTAGAATCGGTTGAGGGGAATTCAAACTTAGAAAGTTACGTTGCCGGTCTTTTTGATCTGATGGAAATTCCTTATACCGGGAATGGTCCTGTTAGTCTTGGCAACTGCCTAATCAAATCCAGGACGAAACAAATACTGCAGTCGCATGGTGTAAGAACTCCAAAACATATGATTGTGAACGTGAACCAGTATCCGGAAAAAAATAATTTCTTATTGAAATTTCCTGTAATCCTAAAACTAGCCCGAGAAGACGCAAGTATCGGTATTTCGGAATTATCGGTCGTAAATAAATTCGATTCGTTGAAAGAAAGATTAGAATACCTATTCGGTTCGTTCAATCAAGAAGTTTTAATTGAAGAATACATTGACGGACGCGAATTAAACGTTGCAATACTAGGGAACCAGATTCTACCAATTTCGGAAATTCGTTTTGACGGACTACCGGATGAGTTTCCTAAAATTGTTACGTATGAAGCAAAATGGTCGCCGGAAAGTGTCTATTTCAAAAATACAATTCCAAGATGTCCCGCACCTCTTGATGACAACCTGAAACAAAAAATTGAGAAGATGGCAATGGAAGCATTCGAAGCTCTGGAATGCCGGGACTATGCGCGCGTTGACATCCGCTTGAATCAGAGAAATGTTCCTTATGTTATTGAAGTGAATCCTAATCCGGATATTTCTCCCGATACCGGTTTTGTCCGTTCTGCTGCAACCGCGGGTATTGGCTATGATGAATTGCTTTTTAAAATTTCAACTTTCGCATTAAAGAGAATGACATATGATACGCAAGCTGCAAGCTAGTGATAGAGCGAAACTTGTCTCTATCATTGAGACTACACATAATTTTACTGAAGACGAAAAAAAAGTTGCAATTGAATTAATTGACGAAGCGATCGCTAATCCGAATCATGAATATTACAATGTATTCGTTTCGGAAAATGAAAATAAAATTGATGGTTACCATTGTGTTGGTAAAAGAGCGCTGACCGACGGCGTGTTTGATCTATTTTGGATTGTTGTTGACGGTTCTACTCAAAACAAAGGAATCGGCAAACAACTTCTGGATCATTCTGAAAATTTTGTGAAAGAAAGCAACGGAAGATGGATACTTGCCGAAACATCTTCTAAGGATAGCTACAACGCTACAAGAAATTTTTATATGAGGAATAAATACTCGATAGTCTCCCAAATAAAAGATTTTTACGCTGTCAACGACAACTTGATTGTCTTTGGCAAGTACATTAAAACATAAACGGCAAACTATAAAGGGCAACTATCATGGAACTCTGGCAGCAAATGGTTAGAGATAGCGTTCACTCTGTTGATCAACTTGTGGAGAAGTTTGGAATTGACCGGACAGTAGCAGAGGGCTTGGATGAATTTTTCCAGGCAAGAATAAATCCTTACTACCTTTCATTAATCCGTGAACCCGGCGATCCGATCTGGAAACAATGTGTTCCGGATAAAGCAGAGCTGGATGATATGGACGGTTTTGAAGATCCTCTTCAGGAAGATCGAATGAGTCCCGTTCCCAATATTACTCACCGGTATCCGGACAGAGCTTTATTTCTTACAACGAGTCAATGCGGAATGTACTGCCGCTTCTGTACAAGAAAAAGAAAAGTCGGTAACTCAGATAAAATTTCGATGAAGGAACTTGAATCCGCTTTCAAATACTTGGAAAAGCATACAGAGATTAGAGATGTAATTATGTCCGGCGGCGATCCGCTGATGCTTACAGATGTTATGCTGGAAAAGATTTTAAAACGGCTGCGTCAAATTCCTCATTTAGAGATCATCCGCATCGGTTCGAAGATGCCGTGCGTTCTTCCGCAGCGAATAACACCAAAGCTTGTTGATATGATAAAGAAGTATCACCCGGTCTATGTTAATACACATTTTAATCATCCGTGGGAAATTACACCAGAGAGCACAAAAGCTTGTGAGATGCTCGCTAATGCGGGAATTCCGGTAAGCAATCAAGCTGTTCTGATGAAAGGTGTGAATGACGATGCCGAAGTGATGAGAGAATTATTTACCAAACTTCTTAAGATTAGAGTGAGACCTTATTACTTGTATATGGCAGATGAAACACGAGGCGCTAATCACTTCCGCACATCGCTTGATAAAGGTCTTGAGATCATGCAGAAACTGCGCGGATATACAAGCGGTCTTGCAATTCCTCATTTTGTTATTGACGCACCCGGCGGCGGCGGTAAGATACCGATTCTTCCGCAATACGTTCTACACCGCGATGAAGACAGAGTTGTTATGAAGAATTACAAAGGTGAGATTTTCGTTTACCGAGAAGCTCATAACGGAGAGGCAAAACCGGAAGTTAGTATTCCTATTGAAATAGTGGAGAAGGAAAACGGTTCAAATGGAAATGGTTCGAACGGTTCTAATGGTAATGGCTCTAACGGCAACGGATCCAATGGCAACGGTTCTAACGGTTCATCTAAGAAACCGAAGAATTATAAAGAGAAAGTTGAAGTAACAGAAGTTGCGACAAGTAATAATTGACGGCTTCACTTCTGTCATGCTGAACTTGTTTCAGCATTTATAGAATTAAAATCCCGGTCTAGCCGGGATTTTTTTATAATCTTCGTACTTATTTTAGCCGCAAAAGAATGTGGCAGGTTATAAACGTTATATTCTAAATAGTAATCCCACAGACAAACTTACACCGGAAAGATTTACTTTTACTCCAGACATAAGCTTAAGTGCCTCAACATCATTTAGTAACCGGTAATTTATCTCTCCGAGTAAATATAGATTTCCATCTAATTTATATTCTGAGCCAATTTTCATTTCAAATCCAAAGCCGCTGTCACGGACACTAAATGGCCGAAACAGGGGCATATCATCTAATACCAGTACCTCACTCTCACGGAATATATATGACATTCCTGCACCTGTATATAACTTAAATTCAGAACCGGTAAGAAAAATGTATTCATAACCTAAAGTTACCGGATAAGATGTAAATGTATAATGGTCGCTTCCCCATCCGCCGTAATCATGAGATAATTTTGAGCGTGTTATCTCACCGTTTAAGTATAATCGATTGTTTTCATTTATAGCATATTTAATTCCAAGATTAACACTGTAGTAAAATCTATCGATATTAGAGTTATAATTTCCTGGTGATTCGTATCCTGTATTTCTCATTGCTGAATAATTCAATCCTCCTTTTACGTAAACCGATAAATTGCTCTGAGCCGACGAGAAGGAAGTGAGAACAAATGTAATGATGATAAGATAATATTTCATAGAGACCCTTTTTAGTTTTGCCGCATATCGGCTCTACCGCTTAATTTACATTTTAAACAATATTCCTATTGAAGACGCTAAGCCGGAAAGATTCACTTTATTCAGATTGCGATCATTGTTCCGCTCCATATCGCTCAAATAGCGATAAATTATTTCACCGGTAATAAAGAAATTACCGGTTAATTTATATTCAGAACCGAATTTAACTTCCATACCAAAGCCCTTATCCGTTAAATTCTCTGTTGAACCGGTCCACCATTCCGTTCTCTCCGTATTAAAAAACAGATACGAAATACCGGCTCCTAGATATGGCTTGAATCCGGAATTAGTATCTATGAAATACTCATAACCAAATGTTACCGGATAACCTGCAAATGTGTAATGATTCTGAAAGCCTTCCGGTCCATAAGATAATTTTGCGCTTATCCATTCGGCGTCCAGGTATAAACAATGTTTTTCATTAATGGAATATTTTATTCCAAAATGAGGACTGAAATTAAATCTGTCAATCTCAGTTATCTTCCATTCAACTAAATCGTGTTCCAGACCTCGCATGGGAGTGTAATTCAAACTGCCTCTAAGATAAACTGAGAAACTGCTTTGCGCCGTTGAAAATGTGCATGCAATAATCATTAATGCTAATAGATAATATTTCATTTGAACCTTTTTTCTTTAGTCAGGTACCATTCCTCTACCGCTGAGTAATTACGTGATATTCATTTATTTAAGTAAAACTAATTTCCTTGTCTGGTAAAAATCTCCGGCTTGCAGAGTGTAAAAATAAACACCGCTTGGTAATGAACTGCCGTTAAACTTCACATCGTAATTACCGGCAGATTTCTCTTCATTAATCAGAACTGCAATTTCATTTCCCAATAGATCATATATCTTTAACTTGACACTACTCTGTTTTGGTATTGAATAAGAAATTGTCGTGACGGGATTGAACGGATTCGGATAATTCTGTGACAATTCAAAATCTTCGGGAAGGATTTTTTCTTGTACATCACTTGTAAAATAACCTCCGCAGTTGTTCGTATAAAATAATTTACCGTTAGTACAAAGCAACCAGCCTATCTCTTCATTTGCGAATGTAATATCAAAGAATGTATTGGTAGTATTTGGTATGCTTTGCTGCAACCAAGTTTTTCCAGAATCATTACTGAAAAATAATCCGTTATAATAGCTCATCCATACCTTATTGGGATTGTTGGGCACAAATTCAATATCTAAGGCCGGGGGAGTAAAACCAGAGACAGGAGACGGAAAATCCTTCCAGGTATTGGCGCCATCTAACGTCCTATAAACTGTTGGAAAGTGTGCGAGAATACCGAAATCTTTGTTATAAAATTTTAGCACATCTGCATAAACATCAAAGCTGGTCTCTGTCCAATTTAGACCGCCGTTATTTGTTTTCCAGAGTCTACGAGGAATCGGCCCGGCTTTAGGTGAGTAGTAACCTATGTTTGAATTAACAAAGTCCAGGCTTTTCCACCCGTCAGCAGCCGCGCCGCCAATGGACTGAGTACAAGTTTCAGTCCAATTTATTCCATTCGTTGTTTTAATAAAAAGAGGGATCTTCGTATTGATATCACCATCGCCCATTGCAATGCCGTCTGTCGGAGTGAACATTTCAATATAATTTCCATAACCCGTTTTCTGAGGATTCGAGTAAATTATAGTCCAGTTATCACCACCATCCGTTGTTTTATAAAATGTCCCATCATCGGCAGCAACATAAAAAATAGTTTTACTTACCAATGAAATATCAATGGCGTTATTTTTCGGTAATGATTTTTGAGTCCAGGTTATACCCGCATCCTGGGTTATCGATATTTTACTTTGAGAGGCACTCATTACAGCAAAATCATCACCTATTGCTTCTATACAATATCCATTGGTAAATAGTGGAACCGTTTGAATCTGCTGCCATTGTGCTTTTGTGTTTAACACCAGCACGAAGAGAGTAATAAACAAGGTGAAATAATATTTCATGACGTGTTCCTATTATTTAACTTCTCTGATGCATATAAATCGATTTTAATTATATCTCATACTATTACTTCATCAATAACATTTTTTTGACAGTTGAAAATTCTCCGGCTTGAATTCTATAATAATAAACACCGCTCGATAACTTGCTTCCGTCGAAATGCACTGAATAATTTCCGGCTGATTTGTTTTCGTTAACGAGTAATGCAATTTCCCGCCCGACGAGATCGTAAACTCTAATTGAAACGAACCCGGAATGGGGGAGCGAATAAATTATAGTTGTTGAAGGATTGAACGGGTTGGGATAATTCTGATATAGCTCAATTTTATCCGGTATCTCGCCTGACTCTAGGACTGATGTAACATTGCCAAATGTTTTTCCGTCGATCACACAGCCCGCAAGAGTGTATACATTACTTGGCCAGGGTGCCGGCGGATCATCGTAAAAAGAAACACTAGTTATGCCAAATTTGTCTGATAACGTAACCTCTGTTATCGTCATACTTCCGAGTAAATAACTTATTAAATGAGTTTTCTCATTAAACATTATCGTACTGTCGATTTTTGTTATAGTGACATTCATAAAATCTCTCATCGATACTTCTCTTCTATCCTCGACTTTTCCTTTCAGCATAAAAAAAGGTATTTCCTTATTCGTATTGGGATAAAAGAAGTATACGTACTCGGAATCCGTTCTTACATATTGACCATGTATTAAATCCACCGGATTCATTACTGAATAATGTTTGCCGTTAGGAAGCAATGAATCTGAAATCACAGAGACCTTTCTGCTTGATGGTGATCCCGATAAATTATAGACCCATAGATTCGATCTATGCGCAGGATAATAGTCCTGACCATATAGTTCAGCGGCCATTACCAACAAAAAAGTTATGTATATGTATTTCTTCATTAATCTTGCTCCAAACGGTATTACAATCCTACCACACATTTGTTTTCAAATCAGATTACTGTTTATACTCCATCTCTATCTTCTTGACTTTTGAGCTTCAGCAAAACACTCACAAACATCCGTCAGCAAATATTAATTCATGAGTGCCTTTATCAATTACTGTATAAAAATAATGGCCGTAGTCGCCTGCTCCGTATACCACCTCAATTATCCACACATCCTTATTCATAAACCGTGCGGATTCCACAAGACATGGTAGTGTCCACATTGTAAATATCTTGTTGGCAGAATTAAAACATTCCTGGAACTCAGCTTTATTCTCTTTAAGACTGTCAACCGAATTCAAAATAGATTCGTCCATTTTTGCGCGCAGCTTCCAGTAATAGATATTTTTATATATTTTTCTAAAGTCGTCTGCCGCTTTAGTGGCGCTGAACGCTCTTACCACACTTAACGTATCATAATTGATGTTGGAGATCCGCACTTCGGGTTTCAGCGGAAGATAGTTTTGAACATTTACAACTTTCAGCGTTTTTTTCTCAACCGAGACAGAATAAACATCCATGAACTTGACAATTTTGAAATCAATTTCATAAACGCATCCGAAGTTCCAGACTTCTTTTCCGTTGAAAATACCGTCTTCAAAGTAAAGGGGATAAAAACATGTGTCGTTGTTGTTATTAATGCGGGCGGCTTCCAAACATTTGTTGAATATGTCGAGATCGAGAGAAAGTGATACTACATTCTTGCGGGCATACTTTAGCAATACAGTTTGATAAGACTTATCCAGAGAATCAGGATAATATTTTATGAATTGATTGCAGATTTCCGGCCGTGCATACGAATTATATAGCTCATCAATACCGGTATTATTCTGATTTGATATTACAATCGGGTAAACCTTAAGCGGATAAATTTCTGAATCTGTCTGATTAATATCTTCTTTGCAGGAAAAGAAACACAATATCATTACACAAAACAAACCAACCTTAAACCTATTCATCTATCCCTCCATAATAATCCGGTTAACATTCAATCCATTAACCGGCACTTCAATACTTCAACTCATCAAATTGCTAATGTAAAAATACCGCTATATCCGCTGCCCAAAGATGTTTAATAACACCGGAATTATCAAGCGCAATCTAAATAGTATCATTATAACGTCTATACCCATTATTTTTCTCTCTAATTTTTTATTTTGCTGCAGCTGAGGTTATGAAACAAAAAAATCCCGGCATAGCCGGGATTTTTGTTTAACTCGAAAGTCATGTAAATTTTTAGACAACAATGTTTTTCAATTTATAACTGATTTAAAAAAATTGAGATCTTTACTAATTATCTAACGTTTGGGCATAGTAACAGTTTTCACATCTACTGTTATTTCATCCAACTTCTTTTGGATCTCTGGATTAACATCTTCCTGAACACGTCCGCCGAGATATTTTTTAAAGAATTTTTCCATGGCAACCACCATTGCCAATCGATTCTCTTTGCCGGCAAAACCGTGCCCCTCGTCCGGTGCAACCATGTACTCTACATTTCTACCAAGGTCTCTTAATGCAACAACGATCTGATCAGATTCGGCTTTATTTACACGCGGGTCGTTTGCACCTTGAACGACGTAAAGAGGAGCTTTTATTTCTTTAGCGTAATTAAAGGGCGATTGTTCTTCAAGCATTTTCTTTTCTTCCGGTATGTTCATATCGCCAACGCGTACATCAAACATTTTTCTAATTGGCGCCCAGTATGGCGGTATTGAATTCAATAATGTTAAGATATTAGAAGGACCAACAATATCGAAACCGGCAGCATAAACATCCGGTGTAAAAGTTAATCCGGCTAACGTGGCGTACCCTCCGTAGGATCCTCCAGCAATACCAATTTTCTTAGGATCCGCAATTCCTTCTTGAATTAAATAATTTACACCATCTGTAAGATCCTGTTGCATTGTGCCTCTTCCCCATTGCTTATTGCCCGAGTTAAGGAATTTTTTTCCGTATCCTGTTGAACCTCTGAAATTAGGAACAAGAACTGCATAACCTCTATTTGCCAGGAATTGCGCATAAGCATTATATCCCCAAACATCACGTGCCCACGGACCACCGTGCGGGAATAGGATTGTAGGTAAATTATTTGCTTGAACACCTTTTGGAAGAACAAGGTAAGCCGGTATCATCAAGCCATCTTTTGCTTTATATTTTATTGCTTTCATCGGCGCAAGATTTTCTATTGGAAGACTCGGACGGGATTTGTAAAGCAATTCAGTTTGACCAGTCGTTTTATCAAAAAGATAGACAGAACCCGGATCTACATCGCGGGATACGTTTACAATCCATAAGTTCTCGTCTTTGGACATTGCCATTAAACCGATCTCTCCTTCCGGTAATCCTTTCTTCAACTGATTATATGAATTTTCGAATTCCTTGTCCTTGAAATAAATCCTAACATAATCTCCAAGGTAAAAAGTAGCCAATAATTGATCTGTAATATCGGAGAAAATTGCACCTGCGAAGTCAACTTCATTCTCCGGATCGCTTTCAATTTTTTTAATTTCATTGGTTTTCAGATCATACAATGCGAACTCAATTTTGTCTGTATTCTCACCTTTATTTGTTACCAGATAAAAACTATTCCCGTCTGGCGTGAAGCGTGTTGGCGAGGCTGATTCTTCATTATTGACAGTATAGATTGAAACCAGTTTATCACCATCAACCTTTAAGAATTCCGTTCCGCCATCTGCAGTTTGACGTTGTCCAAGTCTTAAGTTACCGTCAAGGTCAAAATACCAGGCGGCAATGTTCTCATCATTTTTGCGAAGCAATGTTCTTTCACCGGTTGTCAAATTCAACTTGTATACATCATGAAGTTGTGGATTTCTATCATTCAGACCGATAAATATTTCGTTGGGGAATTTTCTTGGAACATCGTAAATGAAA is a genomic window containing:
- a CDS encoding S9 family peptidase, giving the protein MKKMLILFLLGLTMQLFAQLPPIIDREQFFGDPEISSAQISPDGKYITFIKPFNNVRNIWVKERNQKFEEARPLTNDIKRPVRSYFWSQDSRYVLYVQDQGGNENFRVYAVDPSVIGDPVPPARDLTPLDKVRAFIYDVPRKFPNEIFIGLNDRNPQLHDVYKLNLTTGERTLLRKNDENIAAWYFDLDGNLRLGQRQTADGGTEFLKVDGDKLVSIYTVNNEESASPTRFTPDGNSFYLVTNKGENTDKIEFALYDLKTNEIKKIESDPENEVDFAGAIFSDITDQLLATFYLGDYVRIYFKDKEFENSYNQLKKGLPEGEIGLMAMSKDENLWIVNVSRDVDPGSVYLFDKTTGQTELLYKSRPSLPIENLAPMKAIKYKAKDGLMIPAYLVLPKGVQANNLPTILFPHGGPWARDVWGYNAYAQFLANRGYAVLVPNFRGSTGYGKKFLNSGNKQWGRGTMQQDLTDGVNYLIQEGIADPKKIGIAGGSYGGYATLAGLTFTPDVYAAGFDIVGPSNILTLLNSIPPYWAPIRKMFDVRVGDMNIPEEKKMLEEQSPFNYAKEIKAPLYVVQGANDPRVNKAESDQIVVALRDLGRNVEYMVAPDEGHGFAGKENRLAMVVAMEKFFKKYLGGRVQEDVNPEIQKKLDEITVDVKTVTMPKR